Genomic segment of Nostoc sp. TCL240-02:
TCAATCAGGATTGGTGCCGTTGAGTGCAGATATGTGGTTTCAAGCTGAAGATACAACCGAGCTAGAAATCCTAACTACGTCTGAAATTGAGGATGGGAATACTCTGTTGAGGGGGATTTTCCAAATTCAAGTCTACTTTCTTCAGAGCCTTTTTCTTCTGGAACAGCAGGAAAAAGCGGTAGAATTAAACCGATTTCAAGAACGGCAACACCTCAACGATCATGTAATGAAGGAGACGCTGGGCGAGTTAGCCTCGTTGCTGCAATCTCCGCAAAGTGCCGCTTCTGCTCAAATTGAAGCCAATGATTTTGACCAAGCTTTGCTGATCGCTGCGGGTGCTGTGGGTCGGACTTTGGGTGTGACGATTCGACCACCAGCCAAGTCTGAAGACCTAAAACGAGTTCAAGATCCGCTACAAGCGATCGCTCGTGCTTCTCGTTTGCGAACCAGAACGATCACTTTGCAGGGTCAATGGTGGAAGAAGGATTGCGGTGCGATGTTGGCTTACACGCTAGAAGATAACAATCCTGTGGCGCTGTTACCTGTATCTGATACCCGCTATGAAATTTTTGATCCAATTAAGCGATCGCGCACTCCGGTTAATGCTAAAAGTGCAATTAAACTGGCGCTCACCGGGTATACCTTCTATCGCCCATTACCTGATAAAGTCCTCACCACCATCGATTTACTGAAATTTGCTCTCCAAGGACACTACAAGGAATTGTTGATTGTCTTGGCTGCGGGTATGGCAACGAGTTTATTAGGAATGATTGTCCCTCAAGCTATGGCCATCTTGATTGACAGTGCCATTCCTGATGCCAATCGCGGTTTATTGGTGCAAATTGCCTTAGCGCTGCTAGCAACTGCATTTGGTAGCACCTTGTTTCAACTTGCCCAAGGCTTTGCAATCATGCGCGTGGAAACCTTTGCCGATGCTTCCACCCAAGCAGCAGTCTGGGATCGGTTATTGAATCTAAAAGCATCATTCTTCCGTCAGTACTCAACTGGAGACTTGAATTCACGGGTAAGCGCCATTAGCCAAATCCGCCAAAAGCTCAGTAGCACGGTTCTTAGAAGTATTTTCACCAGTTTGTTTGCGTTTTTGAATTTAGGACTGCTTTTTTACTACAACGGTTCACTAGCATTAATTGCCACTCTTGTTGCTTTTGTCAACATTACTATTACTCTGGTTTCAGGAATTTACACTCTGCGGAAGGTTCGTCCCTTACTAGAGTTACAAGGGCAACTCTCAGGGGTAATGGTGCAGTTAATCAACGGCGTTAGCAAATTGCGAGTTGCAGGCGCAGAAGCCCGCGCCTTTGCTTTTTGGGGAAAACAGTATAGTCAGCAAATCAAATGGATGCTGAGTACCCAAGGCATTGAAGATGCTCTGGCTGTGATTAATAAAATCTTGCCTGTATTGACTACAGCAATCCTTTTCTGGTTCGCCAGCAGTTTACTTCAGCAAGCCAATTCCCCAGAAGGTGGTTTATCTACAGGTGTATTTTTAGCATTTAATGCGGCATTTGGCACATTTATCGGTGGAGCTACCAGTCTCAGCAGCACAATTATAGATGTTTTGCAAGTGGTTCCTTTGTGGGAACGAGCGCAGCCGATTCTCGAATCCAAACCAGAAGTTGACTCGGAAAAAACTGATCCAGGTCGGCTTTCTGGGCGAGTGGTTGTGGATCATGTAATTTTCCGGTATCGAGATGACGGGCCTTTGACATTGGATGATGTTAGCATCCATGCTGAACCTGGGGAATTTATCGCTTTTGTCGGAGCTTCGGGGAGTGGAAAATCAACCCTGTTCCGATTATTACTGGGGTTTGATGTCCCGGAATCTGGCACGATTTATTACGACGGACAAGATTTAACCGGGTTGGATATTCATGCAGTGCGTCGGCAACTAGGAGTTGTGATGCAAAATAGCCGATTGACATCTGCCTCTATCTTTGAGAATATCGCCAGTGGAGCAATGATCTCGATGGATGAAGCGTGGGAAGCGGCGCGGATGGCTGGCTTTGCCGAAGATGTCGAATCGATGCCAATGGGAATGCACACGGTAATTAGTGAAGGAGGAACTAA
This window contains:
- a CDS encoding NHLP bacteriocin export ABC transporter permease/ATPase subunit, with the translated sequence MLDQIRSATLPGEYYHFKGNEPIILNDPKTIWIVKSGSLAVFAIPVKEGIAEGSRRYLFTTRTRQAMFGIISDSQPIPYQLLAVSIEETELMKVSRKDFREFITDRNGEAVTLIEGWIEQLGLALSSITPPGLPFQEEGVRYFSLSSGQIFQPQRELVSWVQIQRGYAVWMGFEQLLVMPQSGLVPLSADMWFQAEDTTELEILTTSEIEDGNTLLRGIFQIQVYFLQSLFLLEQQEKAVELNRFQERQHLNDHVMKETLGELASLLQSPQSAASAQIEANDFDQALLIAAGAVGRTLGVTIRPPAKSEDLKRVQDPLQAIARASRLRTRTITLQGQWWKKDCGAMLAYTLEDNNPVALLPVSDTRYEIFDPIKRSRTPVNAKSAIKLALTGYTFYRPLPDKVLTTIDLLKFALQGHYKELLIVLAAGMATSLLGMIVPQAMAILIDSAIPDANRGLLVQIALALLATAFGSTLFQLAQGFAIMRVETFADASTQAAVWDRLLNLKASFFRQYSTGDLNSRVSAISQIRQKLSSTVLRSIFTSLFAFLNLGLLFYYNGSLALIATLVAFVNITITLVSGIYTLRKVRPLLELQGQLSGVMVQLINGVSKLRVAGAEARAFAFWGKQYSQQIKWMLSTQGIEDALAVINKILPVLTTAILFWFASSLLQQANSPEGGLSTGVFLAFNAAFGTFIGGATSLSSTIIDVLQVVPLWERAQPILESKPEVDSEKTDPGRLSGRVVVDHVIFRYRDDGPLTLDDVSIHAEPGEFIAFVGASGSGKSTLFRLLLGFDVPESGTIYYDGQDLTGLDIHAVRRQLGVVMQNSRLTSASIFENIASGAMISMDEAWEAARMAGFAEDVESMPMGMHTVISEGGTNISGGQRQRLLIARSLVLKPKILLFDEATSALDNRTQAIVSQSLERLKVTRIAIAHRLSTIRNADRIYVFENGRVVQEGSFDQLANQPGLFAQLMARQKL